From Lytechinus variegatus isolate NC3 chromosome 16, Lvar_3.0, whole genome shotgun sequence, the proteins below share one genomic window:
- the LOC121430092 gene encoding cholinesterase 1-like, which yields MQLTWSVVVVAIVYTGLSTPTSTAADDGDRPTVQTTSATFRGEWRSIQHRQLGADFQRNVAVYKNIPYAEPPIGDLRYAEPVPKTVEGEFQATGIYKLCPQFKNPLMFDDTEPLEFSEDCLYLDVFVPEPKPESAAVMVWIHGGGYHFGTKNLERLNAMPLVAVEDVIVVSINYRLGILGFLSTEDGVIPGNLGLLDQRQALLWVKENIAAFGGDPDRVTIFGESAGSGSVNCHLLSSMSRGLFSGAIMQSGAMSLTWTFKTPKANAELTLAFGKAMECETDSSTELLTCLREKSEEDIKALLDTGTSSVLYLVAPVADGHFLPVDPLQAQEDGLFNPSNVMIGSLGNEGTVFTIPMMFGLEGYDKLSVNKTMFETYTSHFTRVTDQLILDMIRLTYLSGEQLTSDDEELDLSDRMAQFFGDIILLCPTYGTAEQLAAAGIQTYTYLMTHAPAYSIWGKQLTWLKDTHAEDIPYVFGSAFLSQDGEEEREDEDWRMRGRLADDEVVIARRIMKYWANFAKSGNPNHGSNGDQESDSQFPPWPLFTSDTKIYKNISSTMDNLSGTLPNSRECYFVEKLLPKMKDNVDEIARLKSLLDEKVSDDSEMRCEDPVSCPEE from the exons ATGCAGCTGACGTGGTCCGTGGTTGTGGTGGCCATAGTTTATACTGGACTCAGCACTCCGACTTCAACCGCTGCCGATGACGGAGATCGTCCCACTGTCCAAACTACGAGCGCGACTTTCAGGGGCGAGTGGCGGAGTATACAGCATCGTCAACTAGGCGCTGATTTCCAGAGGAATGTAGCCGTGTATAAGAACATTCCCTACGCAGAGCCACCGATCGGGGATCTTCGGTATGCCGAACCGGTACCGAAGACTGTCGAGGGAGAGTTCCAGGCGACAGGCATCTATAAACTCTGTCCACAGTTTAAGAATCCCTTAATGTTTGATGATACCGAGCCTCTTGAGTTCTCCGAAGACTGTCTTTATCTTGATGTATTTGTGCCAGAGCCAAAg CCCGAATCAGCAGCTGTGATGGTATGGATCCACGGTGGAGGTTATCACTTTGGGACCAAGAACCTAGAAAGGCTTAATGCCATGCCCTTGGTGGCTGTCGAAGACGTCATCGTCGTCTCAATCAACTACCGTCTCGGTATTCTCGGATTTCTCTCTACTG agGATGGTGTAATACCGGGCAACCTCGGACTTCTTGATCAACGACAGGCTCTACTATGGGTGAAGGAAAACATTGCAG CATTTGGTGGAGATCCTGATCGGGTGACTATATTTGGTGAGAGTGCTGGGTCGGGGAGTGTTAACTGTCATCTTCTGTCCTCGATGAGTCGTGGTCTATTCTCGGGTGCAATCATGCAG AGTGGGGCCATGTCACTAACATGGACATTCAAAACACCGAAAGCGAATGCTGAACTGACACTCGCATTTGGGAAAGCAATGGAATGTGAGACTGACAGTTCCACAGAGTTACTCACTTGtctcagagaaaaatcagaagaaGATATCAAAGCATTGCTCGAT ACGGGTACATCCTCAGTGCTCTACCTTGTAGCTCCCGTCGCCGATGGCCACTTCCTTCCTGTAGACCCCCTCCAAGCCCAGGAGGACGGACTGTTCAACCCGTCTAATGTGATGATCGGTAGTCTAGGGAACGAAGGCACTGTCTTCACTATACCAATGATGTTTGGTTTGGAAGGATACGACAAGCTCTCAGTGAACAAGACGATGTTTGAAACATATACTTCCCACTTTACCCGGGTGACAGACCAGTTGATATTGGATATGATCCGACTCACTTACTTGTCAGGGGAGCAG CTTACATCGGATGACGAAGAATTAGACCTCTCTGACAGGATGGCTCAGTTCTTCGGAGATATCATCCTTCTCTGCCCTACCTACGGCACCGCCGAGCAGCTAGCCGCCGCTGGGATACAGACCTATACATACCTCATGACACACGCGCCAGCTTATTCGATCTGGGGTAAGCAGCTTACTTGGCTTAAAGACACGCATGCTGAAGATATCCCTTATGTGTTCGGTTCGGCTTTTCTTTCCCAAGACGGTGAAGAAGAGCGGGAGGATGAGGACTGGCGGATGCGGGGCCGTCTTGCCGATGATGAAGTGGTGATCGCAAGAAGAATCATGAAATACTGGGCCAACTTTGCCAAGTCAGG AAATCCTAATCACGGTTCCAATGGAGACCAGGAAAGTGACAGCCAGTTCCCACCCTGGCCTTTGTTCACCAGTGACACCAAAATCTACAAGAATATCTCTAGTACCATGGACAATCTATCTGGGACTTTGCCCAACTCCAGAGAATGTTACTTTGTTGAAAAGCTGCTCCCAAAGATGAAAGATAATGTAG ATGAGATTGCACGCCTGAAATCTCTCTTGGACGAAAAAGTCAGTGATGATAGTGAGATGAGGTGCGAAGATCCAGTCTCCTGTCCCGAAGAATAA
- the LOC121429760 gene encoding inactive ubiquitin carboxyl-terminal hydrolase MINDY-4B-like, whose translation MSTGMTATKGGNQQPDLFKLAAALENATPNNLFASAARPKTSQEEFKITKTKEQVEEQDGKEAGDDITMETAEGIRDVLFGRRSFTIGDEWKRASFVRCPPDGPFPYGLLTPRDKARGLLIAIQAQFIQKILEGDGNQSTQDPARATGQIKVRKSLTAYAQRKQFISTLVTILWRAGECKKAIVVLHYPKYAALLYSQQKRLEHFIQEIKVIECVSEKQLHKLLDKKLGMFEDQVGGGPLMFLFSLILSRRISKLKDDLQGEYLWTETDQCSLSLINLVLSGQATPYLFNGKQEYGLDSKPLDVPRYGIQKRAEIGILVVDRPEGKQAKNIKKITIGSMLKTPVFPVWVLRLKGRYSLFFCCNLNLNRDWRSEAKFSLYFYTGQSEQKEEVRLTVDSRLRLMEEKKKKDDKNIPLVDECIQSRWPGAHIDWNGTPPFF comes from the exons ATGTCAACTGGGATGACAGCCACCAAGGGAGGCAATCAGCAACCAGATCTCTTCAAGTTAGCTGCTGCTTTGGAGAATGCCACACCAAATAACCTCTTTGCCTCTGCTGCAAGACCAAAA ACATCACAAGAAGAATTTAAAATCACAAAGACCAAGGAACAAGTTGAAGAACAGGATGGGAAAGAAGCCggtgatgacatcacaatggaAACTGCCGAG GGGATCAGAGATGTGTTGTTTGGTAGAAGATCGTTTACTATCGGCGATGAATGGAAAAGGGCTTCGTTTGTACGGTGTCCCCCAGATGGCCCGTTTCCCTATGGGCTACTTACACCAAGG gataaaGCAAGAGGACTATTAATTGCTATCCAGGCACAGTTCATTCAAAAGATACTAGAGGGTGATGGCAACCAGTCTACTCAGGATCCAGCAAg AGCTACAGGTCAGATTAAAGTTCGCAAGTCACTTACAGCTTACGCCCAGAGGAAGCAATTTATTAGCACGCTAGTTACTATTCTATGGCGAGCAGGAGAATGTAAGAAAGCTATTGTTGTTCTACACTATCCAAAGTATGCTGCCTTGCTTTACTCACAACAAAAGAGACTGGAGCATTTTATTCAGGAG ATCAAAGTGATAGAGTGTGTTAGTGAAAAGCAGCTTCACAAATTGCTGGACAAGAAACTAGGAATG TTTGAAGACCAGGTTGGAGGAGGCCCTCTGATGTTCCTTTTCAGTCTCATCCTTTCAAGAAGAATCTCAAA ACTCAAAGATGATCTTCAAGGAGAGTATCTATGGACAGAGACAGACCAATGCAGTCTTTCACTCATCAATCTTGTATTAAGTGGACAGGCCACACCTTACCTCTTCAATGGAAAACAGGAGTATGGTCTGGATTCCAAACCATTG GATGTACCTCGTTATGGCATCCAAAAGAGAGCTGAAATTGGTATACTTGTGGTTGACAGGCCCGAAGGAAAACAAGccaaaaatatcaagaaaatcacA ATAGGGAGCATGTTGAAGACTCCTGTCTTTCCTGTCTGGGTGTTGAGGTTAAAAGGACGTTATTCACTCTTCTTCTGCTGTAATCTGAACCTAAACCGAGATTGGAGGAGTGAGGCTAAGTTTAGTCTTTATTTCTATACGGGTCAGAGTGAGCAGAAGGAGGAAGTCAGGTTGACAGTTG ATTCCAGACTGAGGCTTatggaggagaaaaagaaaaaggacgATAAGAATATTCCTCTAGTAGATGAGTGCATTCAATCAAG ATGGCCTGGTGCCCATATAGACTGGAATGGAACGCCCCCTTTCTTCTGA